Proteins encoded by one window of Cyanobium sp. NS01:
- a CDS encoding phosphodiester glycosidase family protein produces MDSVRASRPPQQPARRPRGAEQAAAWAEVSRLAGACCGAIAAGALLLPPIAAGSPAAQAAPRQPPPPLPKAPAARPAPATGAEREGRSISINGRPQQALWRWLGAEAGPPQQLWIPLEVLENQLGVSSRSRPDGSLDLEWFGQPLLVPPAQQRSLEDEVAVDAMPLLRAVGVGVALQRGQLSLTLPAAQVLRVRGGSQPGVRRLVLDLGGPALVRSSGAELLLDVDLGPSQLRELQNLGVVVRRAGRGVAVRPRSGSVNRTFSLGEPNRLVIDIPASGTAGSGAAPPAPIDPQVLAMVGRSLRWDRLVRNGVRINAVRIDPRTAPLQLRPLVRPGPMEGLSSLTQLAGQTQAVVAINGGYFNRVRRLPLGALKRDGRWLSGPILGRGVAAWSGRELPSFGRLRLEEWVSGSGGPRLPIVVVNSGFVQRGVSRYTADWGPVYRALSGSETALLLGADNQVLRRIDSPELARGVAIRPGETLLVGRGGVTLPWAPGSRLALSSRPSAALGAKPQVVGGGPLLLQGGRVVLNGAAETFSASFLRQGAPRTVLGSDGREVWLITLEGVNDSGPTLAKAAQLLLGLGLRDALNLDGGSSTGLVLGGSHQVKGRGVAGSVHNGVGLVR; encoded by the coding sequence ATGGATTCCGTCAGAGCGAGCCGGCCGCCCCAGCAACCCGCGCGCCGCCCCCGGGGGGCGGAACAGGCCGCGGCGTGGGCCGAGGTCTCCCGCCTGGCGGGAGCCTGCTGCGGCGCCATCGCTGCGGGCGCCCTGCTGCTGCCCCCCATCGCGGCGGGAAGCCCAGCCGCGCAGGCCGCCCCGCGCCAGCCCCCGCCGCCCCTGCCCAAGGCTCCGGCCGCCCGCCCCGCGCCAGCCACGGGTGCTGAGCGTGAGGGCAGGAGCATCAGCATCAATGGCCGGCCCCAGCAGGCCCTCTGGCGCTGGCTCGGGGCCGAGGCCGGCCCGCCGCAGCAGCTCTGGATTCCCCTGGAGGTGCTGGAGAACCAGCTGGGGGTGAGCAGCCGCAGCCGCCCGGACGGCAGCCTGGACCTGGAGTGGTTCGGCCAGCCGCTGCTGGTGCCCCCCGCCCAGCAGCGCAGCCTCGAGGACGAAGTGGCCGTGGATGCCATGCCCCTGCTGCGGGCCGTCGGAGTCGGGGTGGCCCTGCAGCGGGGCCAGCTGTCCCTCACCTTGCCGGCGGCCCAGGTGCTGCGCGTGCGCGGCGGCAGCCAGCCCGGTGTGCGGCGGCTGGTGCTGGATCTGGGCGGACCGGCGCTGGTGCGCAGCAGCGGTGCCGAGCTGCTGCTGGATGTGGACCTGGGCCCGAGCCAGCTGCGCGAACTCCAGAACCTCGGTGTCGTGGTGCGGCGTGCTGGCCGTGGCGTGGCCGTGCGGCCCCGCAGCGGCTCCGTGAACCGAACCTTCAGCCTTGGCGAACCCAACCGCCTGGTGATCGACATTCCCGCCAGCGGCACGGCGGGCAGCGGCGCCGCGCCGCCCGCGCCAATCGACCCGCAGGTGCTGGCGATGGTGGGGCGCAGCCTGCGCTGGGATCGGCTGGTGCGGAATGGCGTGCGCATCAATGCGGTGCGGATCGATCCGCGCACGGCCCCCCTGCAGCTGCGGCCGCTGGTGCGCCCCGGCCCGATGGAGGGGCTGAGTTCCCTGACCCAGCTGGCCGGGCAGACCCAGGCGGTGGTGGCCATCAATGGCGGCTATTTCAACCGGGTGCGGCGCCTGCCCCTGGGGGCCCTCAAGCGCGATGGCCGCTGGCTTTCCGGGCCGATCCTCGGCCGCGGCGTCGCCGCCTGGAGCGGCCGGGAGCTGCCCAGCTTCGGCCGCCTGAGGCTGGAGGAGTGGGTGAGCGGCTCCGGTGGTCCGCGCCTGCCGATCGTGGTGGTGAACAGCGGCTTCGTGCAGCGCGGCGTCAGCCGCTACACGGCCGACTGGGGCCCGGTTTACCGGGCGCTGAGCGGCTCGGAGACCGCCCTGCTGCTCGGGGCTGACAACCAGGTGCTGCGGCGGATCGACAGCCCTGAACTGGCCCGGGGCGTGGCGATCCGGCCGGGCGAGACCCTGCTGGTGGGGCGCGGCGGCGTGACCCTGCCCTGGGCCCCCGGCAGCCGCCTGGCGCTCAGCAGCCGCCCCAGCGCGGCCCTGGGCGCCAAGCCCCAGGTGGTGGGTGGGGGGCCGCTGCTGCTGCAGGGCGGGCGGGTGGTGCTGAATGGGGCGGCCGAGACCTTCAGTGCCAGCTTTCTGCGCCAGGGGGCACCCCGCACGGTGCTGGGCAGCGATGGCCGCGAGGTGTGGCTGATCACCCTGGAAGGGGTGAATGACAGTGGCCCCACCCTGGCCAAGGCCGCCCAGCTGCTGCTGGGCCTGGGCCTGCGCGACGCCCTCAACCTCGACGGCGGCAGCTCCACCGGCCTGGTGCTGGGCGGCAGCCACCAGGTGAAGGGCCGCGGCGTGGCCGGTTCGGTGCACAACGGCGTGGGCCTGGTGCGCTGA
- a CDS encoding AIR synthase, producing MPKGHSLRLSARAAAELGRQAAVAGTPGLIHLDLVEGGCARWTIRVRPGHLAGVPIARADGVTLYAPAEQQELLTGLTLDYRGDLSGGGFLVRPGDGVASCACGAAFSRSPER from the coding sequence ATGCCCAAGGGCCACAGCCTGCGCCTTTCGGCCAGGGCCGCCGCCGAGCTCGGGCGCCAGGCGGCCGTGGCCGGCACCCCCGGCCTGATCCATCTGGATCTGGTGGAGGGCGGCTGCGCCCGCTGGACGATCCGGGTGCGCCCTGGCCACCTGGCGGGTGTGCCGATTGCCCGGGCCGACGGGGTGACCCTCTACGCGCCGGCCGAGCAGCAGGAGCTGCTCACCGGCCTCACCCTCGATTACCGCGGCGACCTCAGCGGCGGCGGCTTCCTGGTGCGCCCCGGCGACGGGGTGGCGAGCTGCGCCTGCGGAGCCGCCTTCAGCCGCTCACCGGAGCGGTGA
- the rpsL gene encoding 30S ribosomal protein S12, protein MPTIQQLIRTERQRLTRKTKSPALRSCPERRGVCTRVYTSTPKKPNSALRKVARVRLTSGFEVTAYIPGIGHNLQEHSVVLIRGGRVKDLPGVRYHIIRGTLDTAGVKDRRQSRSKYGAKTPKS, encoded by the coding sequence ATGCCCACTATCCAGCAACTGATCCGCACTGAACGGCAGCGTCTGACCCGCAAGACGAAGTCACCCGCCCTGCGCTCCTGCCCGGAACGCCGTGGGGTGTGCACCCGCGTGTACACGTCCACCCCCAAGAAGCCGAACTCGGCGCTCCGTAAGGTGGCCCGCGTGCGGCTCACCTCCGGGTTTGAGGTGACGGCCTACATCCCCGGCATCGGCCACAACCTCCAGGAGCACTCCGTGGTGCTGATCCGCGGCGGCCGGGTGAAAGACCTGCCCGGTGTCCGCTACCACATCATCCGCGGCACGCTGGACACCGCCGGTGTCAAGGACCGGCGTCAGTCTCGCTCCAAGTACGGCGCCAAGACGCCGAAGTCGTGA
- the rpsG gene encoding 30S ribosomal protein S7, whose translation MSRRNAAEKRPILPDPQFNSRLASMIVARLMKHGKKSTAQRILSDAFSMINERTGSDPLELFETAVRNATPLVEVRARRVGGATYQVPMEVRQERGTAMALRWLVNFSRARNGRSMAQKLAGELMDAANEAGSAVRKREETHKMAEANKAFAHYRY comes from the coding sequence ATGTCCCGCCGTAACGCCGCCGAAAAGCGACCGATCCTGCCCGATCCCCAGTTCAACAGCCGACTGGCCTCGATGATCGTGGCCCGTCTGATGAAGCACGGCAAGAAGTCCACGGCCCAGCGCATCCTCTCCGATGCGTTCTCGATGATCAACGAGCGCACCGGCTCCGATCCCCTCGAGCTGTTTGAAACCGCCGTTCGCAACGCCACCCCGCTGGTGGAGGTGCGGGCCCGCCGCGTGGGTGGTGCCACCTATCAGGTGCCGATGGAAGTGCGGCAGGAGCGGGGCACCGCCATGGCCCTGCGCTGGCTGGTCAACTTCTCCCGGGCCCGCAACGGCCGCAGCATGGCCCAGAAGCTCGCCGGTGAGCTGATGGATGCCGCCAACGAGGCCGGCAGTGCCGTGCGCAAGCGCGAAGAGACCCACAAGATGGCCGAGGCCAACAAGGCCTTCGCCCACTACCGCTACTGA